TCATCACGTAGACGCTCTCCATGATGACGAGCAGCCACGACAGACCGAGCGTCAGCGGCACGAACAGGAAGTGATAAAGCGCCGTGACGGCGAATTGCAGACGCGAGAGATCGACGACGTCGCTAGCGGGCATGGTTGTCACCTTGAGGCGGAGGCGGCGATGGGACGGATGCGGGCACCGAGAGCAGCGCCTGTGCGACCTGCGCAGGCGGCAGCGACATGTGCTGGGCCTGTGGATGATTGAAAAACGCGAACTTGAGCGCGAGCAGCAGCACGAATTTGATCGCGAGCACGATCAGGATGTCGCGCGCGAAAGTGGGACCGCGAGCCCACGCGACGATGCGGCTGGCGAGCGTGCGGCGTGTGGCATTCCTGTGATTGAGCGTGATGGCCATGTTCGATCGGCAACGACATCGCGCCGGTTGACCCGGCAGGACCCAGTGCGCATCGTCTGCCGCGCTGGCGCATGCCTAACCATTGTAGGAATGAGCTGACGGACGCGGCCGCGTCATCGTGTCGCGAGCGTGCATCTGCTTGATCACTAATAAGTCACGTTCTGTGCGAGGTCAAGGCAATGTCTCCGCGTCGACTCGCTTTCACGCAATATCTGACGCGACGCATAAGAAAAAGCCCCGCCTTCTTGCGAAGGGCGGGGCTTTGCTTGAGACGGATTTGAAACGGGTGCGGGCGCGCCCGCTGCTTCTCAGTGCTTATGCGTATTCGGCCAGCGCGGTGCGCATCTTCTTCATCGCGCTTGCTTCGATCTGGCGAATCCGTTCAGCCGACACGCCGAACTCGTCGGCCAGTTCGTGCAGCGTCGAGCCGCCCGAACCGTCGTCTTCCACCTGCAGCCAGCGTGCTTCGA
This genomic interval from Paraburkholderia sabiae contains the following:
- the cydP gene encoding cytochrome oxidase putative small subunit CydP, translating into MAITLNHRNATRRTLASRIVAWARGPTFARDILIVLAIKFVLLLALKFAFFNHPQAQHMSLPPAQVAQALLSVPASVPSPPPPQGDNHAR